A window of Cyclopterus lumpus isolate fCycLum1 chromosome 10, fCycLum1.pri, whole genome shotgun sequence genomic DNA:
GCGGTGTAAATAATACATAGCATTTTCAGTGCTGAGGTTCTGGGAAACAAAATGGGAAtgtctggaaaaaaacaaacacatgagtGAAAGGTTTTGATTATTACATGAAAGTAAGACTAGCAGGGCTGAAATCTATCACTGACAGTGAGAATTATCTGTAAGAGGGGTAACGGCGAGATAATGGGGAAGTTGATGATTTAAGAGAGACGGGATTCGTTataagggggggaggggggggggcctttgTGAATAAATCATGAGCCCCATAAATCAGCAGATGACagactataacacacacacacaagctcgtTAACAGGTAGGCTTACACATGCCTGATCTAGATTCTACctttatctctttctcttttctataAGCAGCTATACTAATGAATTCATGTAACGGGGGaaggtgggggggtggggggggggggggagagagaggtcaatacgtgtttgtttttttccacaccGCCTTTTCACAAGCCCAAGTGCAGGGAAGAGGCTCCACAACAAAGGGTGAGAATGGACGTCTGCTGTACTGCTATATTTCCCCTGTGGTTTGGGAGCACGTTCGGTGAGGTGCTGCCCCCCCATGGTGAGACGGTGCCATCCCCCGACATGCGTGATGTGATGGGTTCTTATGCGTtcacctgtgtttgtttgtttgtttgtttgtcacaaCACCCGAGCACAGCTGCTGACCTCTGCTCGCCGATCCACAATGTCTGTCCAGCTGCACATGCTGCTGACCCTCTGCCTGACCTTCACACAGAGGTGAGAGGCctgagggggagaagaaaaaaaaaacaccaaacatgcacagggttgagaACGCAttgatattttcattttcagctCATTTTCATTTCGGCTACAAATGTTATGGTTCCCTCTTTGTTTTCcgtcagtgtttgtgtgtattctaACAACCACTGGGGAGAATGGAACGACTCTCAGCTGCAGCCCACGATTCAGAAGCTGATGAAAGGATACAACCGCTACCTGAGGCCCAACTTCAACGGTAGGCGTGAGCCGGACCACGGagtgtttcatttagtttgcGTGGATGCACATCTGTTCTGCGTGTTCTGTTCTTCTTGTCCAAACCTCCCTGCGTCTCTGTCTTTGATAGAGGGCCCTGTGGAAATTGGAATGAGTCTCGACATCGCCAGCATTGATGCCATCTCGGAGATCAACATGGTACTCCGTTcttctgcctgtgtgtttgtgtcagcgGGTGACTGAATGTGtgatgaaagaaaataataaatgcaaaaaaaaagaaaaagaaaaaaaaaacaatcttcttTCCATCGACATTTTAGGACTACACCGCAACCATCTTCCTCCGCCAGCGCTGGCGGGACTCGCGCCTGGTGTTCCCTGGAAACGAGAGCGTCAGCGTGGACGGCCGCCTCGTGTCGCTGCTGTGGATCCCCGACACCTTCATCCCCGACTCCAAGCGCTCCTTCCTGCATGACGTCACGGTGGAAAACCGCCTCATACGCATTTTCAGCAACGGGACTGTGCTCTATGCCCTGCGGTACGTTTATTGATCGAGCATTCACCAACGTTTGATACTCGTGCACGTAATCTTTGTGCTGAGGATATTgaaccggaggaggaggaaattaAAGGGTGGCTCtaacagaaaagagaaaaaaaagttgttctTTAAATTCCTTGCCGTatttaagattgttgtgataaTCAGGCATGAATTCGCCTTGGGTTGGACTAAAAGAAATGCACTCATCACTAGTCATATAATTTAACGGAATACCACTgaatttctgtgtttttcatgGCCTTCAAACTATTCAGCCTGTGTTAGGGAAGATTCCCCTGGAGTCCCCTATGGCCACAGTCCGATATCCCAATATTGCATAACTCTATTATGACCGGAAGGCTTTGTTGAGGACAGAAAGTGCAGTGTTATGCAGGATGTTCCCTGTTTAACATTAGGACTAGGACTCTGATTTTATGAAGACGATTATCTAAATAGATCCAAGTTTGTGTTTGTCACTCAGAAAGCTGCCACGTTacttttattatgtatttagcATGTTTTGCTAGAACTATACACATACATAGAACACTATGATATCCTGCAGTGAGTAATATATCCCCACTTTTCTTTGAATTGCAACAAGTCAGCACATATATGCAATTAATCTCGTCTTTGTTCGGCTGATTGATGTTCACTAGTTATGAACGGTCCGGCCGCACGCTTGTTTTTCATGATCTTGCTGTGATTACACAACAGCATCACGGCTACGATCGCCTGCAACATGGACCTGACCAAGTACCCCATGGACAGACAGGTGTGCACCCTGCAGCTGGAGAGCTGTGAGTACCTGTGAGCTCCATCGAGTGTGGACATTCATCACCATCATGTCATCCTACTCATCACCatttccatcatcatcatcatcatagtgAGTATCAAGCTTAAGAGACAAAAGTAACATTAGCAGGTCAGATTCCTCCAACcttaattagtgtgtgtgtgtgtgtgtgtatgtgtgtgtgtgtgtgtatgtgtgtatgtgtgtatgtgtgtgtgtgtgtgtgtgtgtgtgtgtatgtgtgtgtgtgtgtgcgtgtgtgtgtgtgtgtgtgtgtgtgtgtgtgtgtgtgtgtgtggtaagggGGCTACAACCTGCAGGATGTGGTGTTCTACTGGACCCGGGGGAATGATTCAGTGAAGGGTCTGGACATTCTGCGGCTGGCTCAGTACAGCGTAGAGAGCTACTACACATCAGTGTCGGAGGCTGTGTACGAGACAGGTAGGATACCTCAACTCCCAGAATCCACCCTCGCATGCCGAGCTATGAACACATCCAATACATCACCTTTGAAATCTCTTCCTGCAGGACAATACCCCAAGCTGGTGTTGCATTTCGCACTGCGTAGGAACGTGCTGTTCTTCATCTTGGAGACGTATGTTCCTTCCATCCTGCTGGTGGTTCTCTCCTGGGTCTCTTTCTGGATCAGCCAGTCCTCGGTTCCAGCGAGGACCTGCATCGGTCAGTACCAAATCCCTCACGGTCATACACTGTAGATTAAAGTATTATGATGTTGGTATTTGAGAGCATCTATTTGAATTACTAACATGAAgtaattaaaatattgattCGCTGGATGGCCTTATTTACGACACTATAACATACGGATGGATGCACAGACATAACATGGTCAGACAGGTAAGCACAAAGCGGAGAGAAACGATCTAATTTAAACAAAATCCTCAAAAAACGATACACGATGAATTGTATAAGTATAGCTTAAAACCATTTAGCATTCTCTAAATACTaacaagaaaataattaaaagaacgCACTCAAATTGGATTTATTTAGGGGTAAAAGCTCAAATAAGACACATTTTGTGTGTAcagcattttaattttataGAAAAAATTTGACGTCAATATAAAGAGCGACTATTAGAGGGTCCATCACCATCTTACTTTATGAAACCAACACCACTGTATTTTCCAGGAGTAACAACAGTCCTGACGATGACCACACTGATGATGGGCGCCCGTACTTCCCTGCCCAATGCCAACTGCTTCATCAAGGCCATAGATGTGTACCTGGGGATCTGCTTCACCTTCATCTTTGGTGCACTGGTGGAGTACGCCTGCGCCCACTTCTATACCATGCAGCACCACACCATCGAGGACCTACACAGGGTGAGGGAAAcgtcaacattcacacattcaaatgcCATGGGAACTCATTTGAAAACATGttagatgattaaaaaaaaacacattgtgatcCGTTTGTCTACCAGGAGCTTCAGAGGGAGTTCAATGAAGCCAATGGGAACGCCTCCATCCCCATGGTCAGATCCATCCAACCGAGCCGGTCTGTGGAGATCGGCTCCACCGCGGAGGAACCCGCGGAGCAGTCGGCCAGCAACGACACCAGGAACAATGCCGGAGCCCTGGAGAAGGTGTCAGGACAGGGCTGCGGCCTGTCTTCAGTGAAGGATGCGTCACGTCGCGTGGCCTCCGTCTTCACTGTGGAAAACCCGCACGACATTGACCGCCGCGCTCGCACCGTGTTCCCCACGGCCTTCCTCTTCGTAAATATCCTCTACTGGCTTTACTATCTCTTTCTCTGAGCGCCGTTCATTTCCCAAAGCTGCTATACCTCCTCATTTGAGACCCAATACCAGTTGCTACTGCCTGGATTTAAACTGTTCATTAAAGCTTTTCGTAATCACCGAAATACAACCTCTTTGTCCCGCAGACAGGGCGCCAAGGTGATGACAAGCAGTTGAGTTAGGAACCAGAAATTCTTCTCTGTTTTGAAACCTATAATTAATCATGTATGAATGGACGGCTTCTCACATTTTAACATGTAGAAAGCCTGTATCCATCTATTGAATTACAGTTCCACAGAACAAATGAGAATGATTTAAGTTGTAAACAATAGGCTGCCTGACCTGCATTTAATTGCCTTCATCACGTAGCTGCTGTagatgtgtgttttccttttccttgtGTTGGCTGTCATACATTGTTTGTATGAAACCACACACTctatatttactatatttacCGCATATCATGTGAAATTAAAGTATGAAGTCAGTGACGGAGAATGCTAAGTAGGTCTGTAATGTAACACTTGATTAAAGATCACCTGTGTGAGAATAAGACACGTTTATTATTCCCTTATCCAGGTAGGAGAACAGTAAAGTGCACAAGTCAACCACAGGTACGGCAGAAGAGTTGATCAAAATGACAGAATAAGGTTGGTTTGTGTCGCAGAATAGCTCCACTTTGTTAGACACTCAATCTCGAGTgggagtatttattttttacgtgTTCCAAAAAGAGTCAAGTGGATGTAGGATTATAcagcagatgttttttgttttttgcagtgTAGCACAGCTTCAACCTGAGAGGAGAGGCTAATAAGTGCTTACACAATGATGCCACACTCCATGGCACATAACTGAATACCTCCGACAGGTATGACTAATGAGGAGAAACGAACgtataaaagtataaaacataataacagTAGTCATTTCTCACTCTGTACaggcagaagaaaaacaaacatactaTATAAAAAGGCACATTGTGGCTTAAACTACCTCCATCCACTTATTTCCCCAAACGCGTCACATTTCTCACACGGCACCTTAACAATTAAACATTTCACCGTACACAACGCCGCGTGAGAACGCAATCCCCTGTACGacatgtacattacattacatgtaatgtaacccCCTGGTTGCCTTTCCATTTCAACAACATGCAAtgtgcttttcaaaaaaaacatctttcttgTGTCTTTCTGGCACAAACTATGTGCTCTTTCCTGTTTGCCACGTTTGAATAAATGTCACCAGAGACAACGGGAGCACTTGGCTCCAGGCAGTGAGCAGTCCTTCCTCACGTGAGCCAAAGTCCTTTTAGGATGACAGAAGAGTAAATATTCAGTGGGCTGTACCTCCACCTAGTGGCTGATGTAGTTCATTACAGTTTTTCTTCCTCAGTTTAGAAGGCTGTGGTCTGGGAAGTGTAGTGTAGTGATGTGATGTTTTCCTTGGTGACAATAGTCAGACATCCACTCCTTCTTTCTCCAGTCCTCTCCATGATGCTGCTCTTAGGTCTTTTTCTTTGACTCCCATTCCTGTGAAGGGTGGATCATACGTAGGTGATTTAATAACACGGTGGAAATATTATTCCAAGAAATTCATTTGAAATTATTGCAGGTGAAACGTACATGCAAGCATCCCAATCCCCCTCTGCccaaaacattatatattaatatttgtaatcaataattacaaatatCTTTCATAACTGGAGCAATAAGTTAGACTATCCAGCTATCAGtgcttcattgtgtttcttatCAATTATTTttagaacaaataaaatacaaattaatatgAATTCATTCATAATTTAGGTTATGGCTGAATGGCTAAAGCCTGAGGGATGTGCCCGTAGTGACAGACGGAGGAACTGTTTCCGGAAGTGTCTGCCAGGGTTACCTTTGCCTTCTGCATGACCGTTCCCGAAGAAGCGTAAACAGAGAGAGGTCTCCGACGCATCTCTGCCGCGCAGTTCACTGGCAAAGACTCGCTGTAGATATTCTGCGTCTTTTTGCTGGAGGCCTACACAAAAAGGGAGAGAAGTAGAATAGCAACGTGTCTGAGGGCGGCCGTGCGTGGACATCCGTGCATCGGTGCGTCTTTCCACGTCGAGCAACAAACGCACCTTCACCGGGGGTTTTGCCTCAGAAGGTGCACCCAGTGCTCCACCGGCCAGACTTATCGTGAGGTTTTCTTGGACCCGAGTCAGCCGGAGCTCCAGGTCCACCCGCTGCGCCTCTTTAGCTCGACAGTCGTCCTCCAGCTGGGACACGCGCTTGTTCAGGGAgaacttcctcctctctgctccacagaaacacaccagATACGGAGACTTTCAGTACTCAATGCTTTTATTGGACTTTTTCAGAAAgattattgtacattttactcTCTTGCTACTCAAATGGAAACTTTACATAAAAAACAACCTGTGATGACTTTATAAATTGTGATATattgttatagattaaactaaacaaaagcAGTGAAAGATAATCCACTAATATGCTTCCATGCTACCCCGTGATGCCTAATGAGCACTTGAAATGGAGTGCGTTTGCAATCTGGTAAGCTACTTTTACTCTACCACTGGCGGCGTACTCTGTGACCCTAAAGGAAATACATCCTATTTAGAAGGAATTTCTCAGAACCATGTTTTgggttttaataataaaagcaattagatgttttattcatcCCTGTGGGGATGCTGTCTCCTCACACGGCCCTCTAATAATTGAGGTCAGAGTGCAGGgtcacacacagagcagcaatACACAATGTGCACTTCATGTTCAAACCTTCTTAATTAATGAGCAGACAAATACTCAACCATCAAGCTGGCAAAATAGGACTTTTCTAACTAATACTTTAGTTTAGGAAGTTAATCCCCATGATCGTTATTCAAGGTACATGGTTCTGGCTATGCTGATCATTTTCACTTTCCGGATATTGCCGTCTGTCTGCTTCGCTCTGTGTCTCCTTACCAGAAGCcgtcttcagctcctccttcagctccctcttctccttccgGAGGGTCACAAGTGTATTTCGTATCccgtccctctctctttccagcTCCTCTTTCTCGTTCGAGTAGCGCTTGGC
This region includes:
- the gabrp gene encoding gamma-aminobutyric acid receptor subunit pi, whose translation is MSVQLHMLLTLCLTFTQSVCVYSNNHWGEWNDSQLQPTIQKLMKGYNRYLRPNFNEGPVEIGMSLDIASIDAISEINMDYTATIFLRQRWRDSRLVFPGNESVSVDGRLVSLLWIPDTFIPDSKRSFLHDVTVENRLIRIFSNGTVLYALRITATIACNMDLTKYPMDRQVCTLQLESWGYNLQDVVFYWTRGNDSVKGLDILRLAQYSVESYYTSVSEAVYETGQYPKLVLHFALRRNVLFFILETYVPSILLVVLSWVSFWISQSSVPARTCIGVTTVLTMTTLMMGARTSLPNANCFIKAIDVYLGICFTFIFGALVEYACAHFYTMQHHTIEDLHRELQREFNEANGNASIPMVRSIQPSRSVEIGSTAEEPAEQSASNDTRNNAGALEKVSGQGCGLSSVKDASRRVASVFTVENPHDIDRRARTVFPTAFLFVNILYWLYYLFL